A region from the Gossypium hirsutum isolate 1008001.06 chromosome A08, Gossypium_hirsutum_v2.1, whole genome shotgun sequence genome encodes:
- the LOC107940192 gene encoding probable caffeoyl-CoA O-methyltransferase At4g26220, which produces MEFTRAESFLHDGLLQSLELTKYILKTNGYPREPTPLKKLREVTARHPGKLMSTAPDSGQLIGVLLKLINAKKTIEIGVYTGYSLLLTALSIPYDAMIIAIDPNKETYEIGLPIIQKAGVEHKINFIESQALPVLDILLQNKDNEGSFDFAFVDADKENYLNYHERLLKLVKVGGLIIFDNTLWGGTVAQPEEAVSEDRKESRRSIIEFNNSVSIDQRIEIALAPSGDGLTICRRIR; this is translated from the exons ATGGAATTTACAAGAGCCGAATCATTTCTCCATGATGGGTTATTGCAGAGTTTGGAGTTAACTAag TATATCTTGAAGACCAACGGCTACCCTAGGGAACCAACACCTCTAAAGAAGCTCCGAGAAGTTACTGCAAGGCATCCAGG GAAATTAATGAGCACGGCACCAGATTCAGGTCAACTAATAGGGGTGTTACTTAAGCTAATTAATGCAAAGAAGACAATTGAAATTGGTGTTTACACTGGCTATTCTCTTCTCCTCACTGCTCTTTCAATCCCTTATGATGCTATG ATTATAGCCATAGATCCAAACAAGGAAACATATGAGATAGGCCTTCCCATTATCCAAAAAGCAGGTGTGGAACACAAAATCAACTTCATTGAATCCCAAGCTTTACCAGTTCTGGACATACTTCTTCAAAAT AAAGATAATGAAGGGAGTTTTGATTTTGCATTTGTCGATGCGGATAAAGAAAATTACCTGAATTACCACGAGAGGCTTCTGAAACTGGTGAAAGTTGGCGGATTGATCATCTTTGACAACACGCTTTGGGGAGGCACGGTGGCTCAACCAGAAGAGGCGGTTTCAGAAGATAGAAAGGAATCGAGGAGGTCAATCATAGAGTTTAACAACTCGGTTTCAATCGATCAACGCATCGAAATCGCTCTCGCTCCGTCAGGTGATGGGTTGACCATCTGCAGGCGAATTCGTTGA
- the LOC107940200 gene encoding protein EFFECTOR OF TRANSCRIPTION 2, with translation MVLIVEEEEIPIELLAVHVDRLKREDHKKTDHDSDFSKWKLLICPHDWENGKGGAVTRYRSENLPKSSGPGTYELAVSRDRHGKLEPDLVVYVGAAENIRARLQQYGRDGTHLCRKDKGCPLFDIFARGCSIVYRWVPRENKADALRTEAQLLGTYDYPWNKGSNGIRRHDDILQKLDKHASNPKKLNQKQVGIKIKASKLASDDSEFGKYKNGENLNFLPQVFNFSRSRPRLVSNHGGSDKNETFSCGVVLDDGSICKRPPVEGRKRCAEHKGKKTTGASTSSSMKSQPHKEDYPEIEHCSPICGVAMDDGSLCRRQPVSGRKRCDLHKGRRIYSSGSEITSYETMPYAIFNPYSDEKDSNSSLNSNNCSTPICGVLTCNGTPYKRTVNGNGRCWQHLKYSGSHSSSNYFIPRISNYDSTGTSICGAPTRNGSFCRRTVKGNGTCRQH, from the exons ATGGTGCTTATAGTCGAAGAAGAAGAGATTCCAATAGAATTATTGGCCGTTCACGTCGACAGATTGAAAAGAGAAGATCACAAGAAGACCGACCACGATTCCGACTTCTCCAAATGGAAG ctTCTTATTTGTCCTCATGACTGGGAAAATGGGAAAGGAGGAGCGGTGACCAGATACAGGTCTGAAAATCTTCCGAAAAGTTCAGGTCCAGGAACCTATGAGCTTGCGGTGAGTAGGGACCGCCATGGCAAGCTTGAACCTGATTTGGTGGTTTATGTTGGGGCGGCTGAAAATATTAGAGCAAGACTCCAACAATATGGCCGTGATGGTACTCATCTCTGTAGAAAAGATAAAGGATGTCCTTTGTTTGATATTTTTGCAAGAGGTTGCTCTATTGTCTACAGATGGGTTCCT AGGGAAAACAAGGCAGATGCTCTGAGAACCGAAGCTCAGCTTCTCGGTACTTATGATTATCCATGGAATAAAGGCTCGAACGGTATACGTCGTCACGATGATATCCTTCAAAAACTAGATAAGCATGCATCAAATCCTAAGAAATTAAATCAAAAGCAAGTAGGCATCAAAATCAAAGCAAGCAAGCTAGCTTCGGACGACAGTGAGTTCGGCAAATACAAAAATGGAGAGAACCTCAACTTTCTGCCTCAAGTTTTCAACTTCAGCAGATCCCGGCCTCGGTTAGTTTCGAATCACGGTGGCTCCGACAAGAACGAAACCTTCTCTTGTGGGGTGGTTTTAGACGATGGTTCGATTTGTAAAAGGCCACCGGTTGAAGGAAGAAAACGATGCGCTGAACACAAGGGAAAGAAAACTACAGGGGCTTCCACGAGTTCGAGTATGAAATCACAACCGCATAAAGAGGATTATCCCGAAATCGAGCATTGCAGTCCTATTTGTGGTGTTGCCATGGATGATGGTTCTCTTTGTAGAAGGCAACCCGTTTCCGGGAGAAAAAGATGTGATTTGCATAAAGGGAGGAGAATTTATAGCTCCGGTTCCGAGATAACAAGTTATGAAACAATGCCATATGCTATTTTCAATCCATATTCTGATGAAAAAGACTCGAATTCAAGTCTCAACAGCAACAATTGTAGTACACCCATCTGTGGAGTACTTACCTGCAATGGTACTCCCTACAAGAGAACAGTTAATGGAAATGGAAGGTGTTGGCAGCACTTAAAATATAGTGGCAGCCACAGCAGCAGCAATTATTTTATTCCGCGAATCTCGAACTATGACAGTACGGGTACATCCATTTGTGGAGCACCAACCCGCAATGGTTCGTTCTGCCGGAGAACAGTCAAGGGAAATGGAACGTGTCGGCAGCACTGA